The following proteins come from a genomic window of Microbacterium lemovicicum:
- a CDS encoding T6SS immunity protein Tdi1 domain-containing protein: MVDISDFAAHAPVPPEIVEEYRGRVPDELVEIWEKYGYGTFAHGFLRIIDPKLYEEKVGDCIGKTQGDGIAVPIMVTGLGDLITWEPSVGVIGILYREGRTVGLNTTLGKFLFLVKLDGPEELSDSLHWDLFPEAVAAHGELAFDESFIFVPLLSLGGAAKVENLHKRETIASIQVAVELQGVIEH; the protein is encoded by the coding sequence ATGGTGGACATCTCCGATTTCGCAGCGCACGCGCCGGTTCCGCCGGAGATCGTCGAGGAGTATCGCGGCCGCGTGCCCGACGAGCTCGTGGAGATCTGGGAGAAGTACGGGTACGGCACCTTCGCGCACGGCTTCCTGCGCATCATCGACCCGAAGCTCTACGAGGAGAAGGTCGGCGACTGCATCGGGAAGACGCAGGGCGACGGCATCGCCGTCCCGATCATGGTCACCGGTCTCGGCGACCTGATCACCTGGGAGCCCAGCGTGGGGGTCATCGGCATCCTCTATCGCGAGGGGCGCACGGTGGGACTCAACACCACCCTGGGGAAGTTCCTCTTCCTCGTGAAGCTCGACGGTCCCGAAGAGCTGTCCGACAGCCTGCACTGGGATCTCTTCCCGGAGGCCGTGGCGGCGCACGGCGAGCTCGCCTTCGACGAGTCGTTCATCTTCGTCCCGCTGCTCTCGCTAGGCGGTGCGGCGAAGGTCGAGAACCTGCACAAGCGCGAGACCATCGCCTCGATCCAGGTCGCTGTCGAGCTCCAGGGCGTCATCGAGCACTGA
- a CDS encoding polymorphic toxin type 15 domain-containing protein has product MSAIKPILRELKQAALRGGVHAKDKLHQVTDNMNDHLDNVVRQVRDLDRYDDTVDVNIRPFTQNPNHSSQAFNTQYNEQMDTLQRTSAGDWLRNRIDYLEHGRTPASVRAQQNVREVALRDEIVRLREADPSLSRRGAEAQAREWMKTQAALHRLDGIAGGDATDISGVGDAGVNSSLGSQWRSRVGDIDRAIIDFVNNNPGVNLDDVSINVILR; this is encoded by the coding sequence ATGAGCGCGATCAAGCCCATCCTGCGCGAACTCAAGCAGGCGGCGCTCAGGGGCGGCGTGCACGCGAAGGACAAGCTGCACCAGGTCACCGACAACATGAACGACCACCTCGACAACGTCGTGAGGCAGGTGCGCGACCTCGACCGATATGACGACACGGTCGACGTCAACATCCGTCCCTTCACGCAGAATCCGAATCACAGCTCGCAGGCGTTCAACACCCAGTACAACGAGCAGATGGACACCCTGCAGCGCACATCGGCCGGCGATTGGCTGCGCAACCGCATCGACTACCTCGAGCATGGTCGCACGCCCGCTTCGGTCCGGGCGCAGCAGAACGTGCGCGAGGTCGCGCTGAGAGACGAGATCGTCAGACTCCGTGAGGCGGACCCGAGCCTGAGTCGACGGGGAGCCGAGGCGCAGGCCAGGGAGTGGATGAAGACCCAGGCCGCCCTGCACCGCCTGGACGGGATCGCGGGGGGAGATGCGACCGACATCTCCGGAGTCGGCGACGCCGGCGTGAACTCCTCGCTCGGCTCGCAGTGGCGATCGCGGGTGGGCGACATCGACAGGGCGATCATCGACTTCGTGAACAACAACCCCGGCGTGAACCTGGACGACGTCAGCATCAATGTCATCCTCCGATAG
- a CDS encoding aminoglycoside phosphotransferase family protein — MSAVPAAEVVITAELVRSLLQSQAAHLGPAASAPLRHAGSGWDCELWRLGDDLAVRMPRRALAAPLVLHEQRVLPVLGPRLRAAGVEVPEPLFAGAPGHGYPWVWSVVPWFDGTTSSMTGRAERSRWAGALGRAVSVLHSPAPADHPRNPFRGGPLSGRADAVAARFEGASPALPVEVRRVAEIAWADGISASGWEAAPVWIHGDLHPGNLIVQGDRLGALIDFGDVTAGDPAYDLAIAWLAFDATGRTSFRAAYGSRADQYLWTRARAWAVAMALLLIAHGDDDPAAHREGRAALREIIGDEPRLS; from the coding sequence GTGTCCGCCGTTCCCGCCGCCGAGGTCGTCATCACCGCGGAGCTGGTGCGGTCGCTGCTGCAGAGTCAGGCCGCGCACCTGGGGCCTGCGGCATCCGCTCCTCTCCGGCACGCGGGCAGCGGATGGGACTGCGAGCTCTGGCGGCTCGGCGATGACCTCGCGGTGCGGATGCCGCGGCGAGCCCTCGCCGCGCCGCTCGTACTCCACGAGCAGCGGGTGCTGCCGGTGCTCGGTCCGCGGCTGCGCGCTGCGGGGGTCGAGGTGCCCGAGCCCCTCTTCGCCGGTGCGCCCGGGCATGGGTATCCGTGGGTGTGGAGCGTCGTCCCGTGGTTCGACGGCACCACGTCCTCGATGACGGGTCGGGCCGAGCGTTCACGCTGGGCGGGCGCCCTCGGGCGGGCCGTCTCGGTTCTGCACTCCCCCGCCCCCGCTGACCATCCGCGGAATCCCTTCCGGGGCGGACCGCTGTCCGGCCGGGCGGATGCCGTCGCGGCGCGGTTCGAGGGGGCGTCGCCCGCGCTGCCCGTCGAGGTGCGACGCGTCGCGGAGATCGCCTGGGCTGACGGGATATCCGCATCCGGGTGGGAGGCGGCACCCGTGTGGATCCACGGCGATCTGCATCCCGGCAATCTGATCGTGCAGGGCGACCGGCTCGGCGCGCTGATCGACTTCGGAGACGTCACCGCGGGCGACCCCGCCTACGACCTCGCGATCGCCTGGCTCGCCTTCGACGCGACGGGACGCACGTCGTTCCGCGCCGCGTACGGGTCGCGCGCCGATCAGTACCTCTGGACGCGTGCGCGTGCGTGGGCCGTCGCGATGGCGCTCCTGCTCATCGCCCACGGCGACGACGATCCGGCGGCGCATCGCGAAGGACGCGCCGCGCTGCGGGAGATCATCGGCGACGAGCCGCGGCTCAGCTGA
- the gltX gene encoding glutamate--tRNA ligase produces MSSAPDPRTTTATGSEVRVRFCPSPTGLPHVGLVRTALFNWAYARHHGGKLVFRIEDTDAARDSEESYLQLLDALRWLHIDWDEGVEVGGPHAPYRQSQRHDLYRDVLAKLIASGAVYESYSTAEEIDARNTAAGRAKQLGYDNFDRDLTDEQRAAFRAEGREPAWRLRVPDHDLTYVDLIRGEVTFPAGSFPDFVIVRAGGIPLYTFVNPVDDALMGITHVLRGEDLMPSTARQLALYSALIDAGVTTYIPRFAHMPLVLGDGTKKLSKRDPRADLFLQRDKGFIHEGLLNYLALLGWSIGPDRDVFSLDEFTAAFDIEKVNPNPARFDQKKAESINGDHIRMLAPEDFAERIVPYLAQAGFVAPEPTPEQRALIAVSAPLVQERVQLMGEVPALLGFLFVDEVAYDEEAVTALPADAREVLVASVGALELVPESEFAAAAIQEALSGALIEGLGLKPRVAYGPLRVAVSGRRISPPLFESMELLGKAESLRRLGALVERG; encoded by the coding sequence ATGTCTTCTGCACCGGATCCCCGCACCACGACCGCCACCGGCTCCGAGGTGCGCGTGCGCTTCTGCCCCTCGCCGACCGGCCTCCCGCACGTCGGACTCGTCCGCACGGCGCTGTTCAACTGGGCGTACGCCCGCCACCACGGCGGAAAACTCGTCTTCCGCATCGAGGACACCGACGCGGCGCGCGACAGCGAGGAGAGCTACCTCCAGCTGCTGGATGCCCTGCGCTGGCTGCACATCGACTGGGACGAGGGCGTCGAGGTCGGCGGGCCGCACGCCCCCTACCGGCAGTCGCAGCGCCACGACCTCTATCGCGACGTGCTCGCGAAGCTCATCGCGAGCGGCGCCGTCTACGAGAGCTACTCGACCGCCGAGGAGATCGACGCCCGCAACACCGCCGCCGGCCGCGCGAAGCAGCTGGGCTACGACAACTTCGACCGCGATCTCACCGACGAGCAGCGTGCGGCGTTCCGCGCGGAGGGTCGCGAGCCCGCGTGGCGCCTGCGCGTGCCCGATCACGACCTCACCTACGTCGACCTGATCCGCGGCGAGGTCACCTTCCCCGCCGGCTCGTTCCCCGACTTCGTGATCGTGCGCGCCGGCGGCATCCCGCTCTACACGTTCGTGAACCCCGTCGACGACGCGCTGATGGGCATCACGCACGTGCTCCGCGGCGAAGACCTGATGCCGTCCACCGCCCGTCAGCTCGCGCTCTACAGCGCCCTGATCGACGCCGGAGTGACGACTTACATCCCGCGCTTCGCCCACATGCCGCTGGTGCTGGGCGACGGCACGAAGAAGCTCTCCAAGCGCGACCCGCGCGCCGACCTCTTCCTCCAGCGCGACAAGGGCTTCATCCACGAGGGTCTGCTGAACTACCTGGCACTGCTGGGCTGGTCGATCGGACCGGACCGCGACGTGTTCTCGCTCGACGAGTTCACGGCGGCCTTCGACATCGAGAAGGTGAACCCGAACCCGGCGCGCTTCGACCAGAAGAAGGCGGAGTCCATCAACGGAGACCACATCCGGATGCTGGCGCCCGAGGACTTCGCGGAGCGTATCGTCCCCTATCTCGCCCAGGCGGGATTCGTCGCGCCCGAGCCCACGCCGGAGCAGCGGGCGCTGATCGCCGTATCCGCACCGCTGGTGCAGGAACGGGTGCAGCTGATGGGGGAGGTTCCGGCTCTGCTCGGCTTCCTGTTCGTCGACGAGGTCGCCTACGACGAGGAGGCCGTGACGGCACTGCCCGCCGACGCCCGCGAGGTCCTCGTCGCCTCGGTCGGCGCCCTCGAGCTGGTGCCGGAATCGGAGTTCGCGGCTGCGGCGATCCAGGAGGCGCTGTCCGGCGCCCTCATCGAGGGCCTGGGGCTCAAGCCGCGTGTCGCCTACGGTCCGCTCCGGGTTGCCGTCAGCGGTCGTCGCATCTCCCCGCCGCTGTTCGAGTCGATGGAGCTGCTCGGGAAGGCCGAGTCGCTGCGCCGATTGGGTGCTCTGGTCGAGCGCGGCTGA
- a CDS encoding LysR family transcriptional regulator, with protein MTESEPADADIDVQALRVVKAIADGGSITSAAAALGYSQPAVSQQMKRLERRLGVAVLERAGRAVRLTEAGRILARHAPAVTTALDAAAEELDALRGLRAGTVRLVGFPSASPTLVPRLLADLAASHPGVTLTYVEAEPAEAVAAVREDRADIALTFSYPGDREDPHRTSARGLSVRTVGVDELVAVLPVGHPAVREGRVELRALAEEDWIAGCPQCRGHLLEVCGRAGFVPRITFETDNVVAVEGLVAQGIGVATLPRLGVASFPLLPGIVTAVLPAGDERTLHTVTAHGADRVPSVRTTLAALVRVVESSDARGDGRARG; from the coding sequence GTGACCGAGAGCGAGCCGGCCGACGCCGACATCGACGTGCAGGCGCTGCGCGTCGTCAAGGCCATCGCCGACGGCGGCTCGATCACGTCGGCCGCCGCCGCTCTCGGCTACAGCCAGCCCGCGGTCTCGCAGCAGATGAAGCGGCTGGAGCGCCGGCTCGGCGTGGCCGTGCTCGAGCGGGCGGGCCGCGCCGTGCGCCTGACGGAGGCGGGCCGCATCCTCGCCCGGCACGCCCCTGCCGTCACGACGGCGCTCGATGCCGCGGCGGAGGAGCTCGACGCCCTGCGCGGCCTCCGCGCTGGCACAGTGCGTCTCGTCGGGTTCCCGTCCGCCTCGCCCACCCTGGTGCCGCGCCTGCTCGCCGACCTCGCCGCGTCGCACCCGGGAGTGACGCTCACGTACGTCGAGGCCGAGCCGGCCGAGGCTGTGGCCGCCGTCCGCGAGGACCGCGCCGACATCGCGCTGACCTTCAGCTATCCCGGCGACCGGGAGGATCCGCACCGCACCAGCGCGCGCGGACTCTCGGTGCGCACGGTCGGGGTGGACGAGCTGGTGGCGGTGCTGCCGGTCGGCCATCCGGCGGTGCGCGAGGGGCGCGTGGAGCTGCGTGCGCTGGCGGAGGAGGACTGGATCGCGGGGTGCCCGCAGTGCCGCGGACACCTGCTCGAGGTCTGCGGCCGCGCGGGGTTCGTCCCGCGCATCACCTTCGAGACCGACAACGTCGTGGCGGTCGAGGGCCTCGTGGCGCAGGGGATCGGGGTGGCGACGCTGCCGCGGCTGGGCGTGGCATCCTTCCCCCTTCTGCCCGGGATCGTCACCGCCGTGCTGCCCGCGGGCGACGAGCGCACGCTCCACACGGTCACCGCGCACGGAGCCGACCGGGTGCCGTCGGTGCGCACGACCCTCGCCGCCCTCGTCCGGGTCGTCGAGAGCTCGGACGCTCGAGGGGACGGGCGCGCCCGCGGCTAA